tggatggtctcgtttgttcccccacagttattctggattatttactagttgtacctggttttttgtagttgttccagggggactacttagcttccactcctctctatgccgccatcttgcccgagtcccagTAGTGAAGAATcttaatagctaaaattaaattaGTAGAACAGTTAAAATAAGACAATCTCTGAATGGATCTGTGCTTTGCCAGTGACTAACACCAACTAATGTTCCTATTCAGAAGAGAACAGTTATTAAAGTcatcaaaaaagtttttttgggTCATGTTAGCTTGCTGAGAATAAATCAGGATCTTGGCCAGGAGGTCCTTATTGAAAAGATAGGATAGCAGAGCTTTATACTAGAAACCTGCACAAATCTGTCTTGCAGGAAGCTGAGGAAGGCACAGAGTTCTTGGCTCTGGCTAAGCAGGAGGATGCTTTGTGACCCTTAAGGAGCCCCTGGCACCCACAATTAACCAGCAGCATGTATGTTAGTGTGAGcacaaaatataattatttgtcTATTTACAAGTTTAAATAAGTTTTACATTGACTAAAGGACAAAGCAGTTCTAGGACCTGCTCTGAGAGAGGCGTGTCAAATTTTATCATGTCCATATCTGGAAATTTACAATAACTTATGGAAACTAATAATTACTGGACGGAGCAtctaatattaaataaatagttTATTAGCTTTAATAACGGAAATGTCATTAGGACcttgaataattatttttctaattgtcTTCCCTGCTATGGATAGAATTGCTGTCTCAGGAGGTCTGATTTAGATCTTAGCAATAACCAGCTGCCATCTTCATCAGTAAAAGTATTGCTTTAATTCTGTACACTCTGcatatttctagaaatttatagGATTTGAGAAACCTTACAGAAATatagcagaaaataaaatgaaagtacaCAAAATGAATGCTACTTAATATCTTTTGGTTCTTAGCTGCCAAGCAGGCAAGGCGAAGAGGGAGCCACAATCAAGGGCATGAGACAAATGCAAATCTGTTGCTCAAAGAGCAGCTGTTTTGTTATTGAGGTTAGAGGAAAATTTCCTCCTTGGGTTCATAAAGAGAACATTGTGTGGTATGAACAAGGTCACCAGCAGCTTCCTGGCAGCATTATTGTTCCTGACAGTCATTAATTTCTAATGACACTTATTTCTTACGGTGTGCTTCAGTGTCAATCAGGGCCATTAAGGCAGCACACAGCTCAGTGAACACAGTTCCGCCAGGGCCAGAACAGTGTGATCCAGGCTCACAGCTCTCTGCTCTTCTGACTTAATCTAGGCATAGCTTTGAGGCTCTAGTCTAAGGAAGGGACTGCATATTCTTGCAGCACTCCTCCCTAATGTTTTCTTTCACCCACATGTTTGATGAGTACTGGGCAGCCGAGACTTTGACAAGTTCCTGGAAGGTAGATATTTTGCATTATCCAGTAAGGGTCTATCTGTAGGTACCTACCACAGACAAATCTGCAGGCTTTTTTAACTTCCCTCTTAATTGCTTCTAGTCATCTGTGTAGACACCTAAGTCCTTGTTGCAGGGCCCTTGTCATCTTGTCTGTGTCTTACTTAAATGCCGAGTAATAAGAATATAAACACTAGATAGATTTTAATGCAAGAGATTATTATGCCCCTTTTGTAAGGAGACTTAGGGAAATTTCTGAGTTACCAATAAAAATCTCACTGATTCATTCATCAGATTTAATTGCGTACCAATTATGCACCTGGCACTGTGCTGAGCATTAGGGGTCACTGTATATACTGTTGCTTGCCTTTGATTAGGATTTTAAATTCCCACTTGACCACATTTCCCAATAGACATACAGGTAGCAGCAGGTAACTCAAATCTTTAGGACTTAAAAATTCACAGTAGTTATTACAAGACCCGGTAACTAGAATAAATCTGGTTTTCAAAAGTTTTAAGGATTCCCTAGTCTGTTTTCAAtagaagtttaattttaaaaaattcccctttggtttcctgttttcttcatatatggggaattaaaaataagttgtatgtttttcttcattgtttcagATTTTGAGATCCAGAGTGAAAATGGGGAGAACTCTAATCAAGACATGTTTGAAGACATCGAATCACATGAGATGTTCTCTGAAGTGCCTGAAGGGGAAGGCATCCACCAGTCAGACTGGGAAAGCGACTTTGAGAGAGACTGTGGCTCCAGGGGACCCCAGGGAAATGCCCCTGGTGAGGGCTGTGGGGAGGTGCCATCCCGGGTCCAGGACGCTGGACAGCTCATAGGCCTTCAGGGCACTTACTTGGGTGAGAAGCCCTATGAATGTCCCCAGTGTGGCAAAACCTTCAGCCGGAAATCCCACCTAATCACCCATGAGCGGACCCACACAGGAGAGAAGTACTACAAATGTGATGAATGTGGAAAAAGCTTTAGTGATGGTTCAAACTTTAGTAGACACCAAActactcacactggggagaaaccttaCAAATGCAGGGATTGCGGGAAGAGCTTTAGCCGGAGCGCAAACCTCATAACCCACCAGAGGatccacacaggagagaaaccctttcAGTGTGCTGAGTGTGGCAAAAGTTTCAGCCGGAGCCCCAATCTCATTGCTCACCAGCGAacccacacaggagagaaaccatacTCGTGCCCCGAGTGTGGAAAGAGCTTCGGCAACCGGTCCAGCCTGAATACGCACCAGGGAatccacactggagaaaaaccctacGAATGTAAAGAATGTGGCGAAAGCTTTAGTTACAACTCCAACCTAattagacaccagagaatccacacaggagagaaaccatacAAATGTACTGACTGTGGGCAGAGGTTCAGTCAGAGCTCAGCTCTCATTACCCACCGGAGAACTCACACGGGAGAAAAACCCTATCAGTGCAGCGAGTGTGGGAAAAGCTTTAGTCGCAGCTCCAACCTGGCCACGCACCGGAGAACCCACATGGTGGAGAAACCCTATAAGTGTGGGGAGTGTGGGAAGAGCTTCAGCCAGAGCTCCAGCCTCATCGCACACCAGGGCATGCACACAGGGGAGAAGCCCTACGAGTGCCTGACGTGCGGGGAGAGCTTCAGCTGGAGCTCCAACCTCATCAAGCACCAGAGGatccacacaggagagaaaccctacagATGTGGCGAGTGTGGCAAGTGCTTCAGCCAGCGCTCCCAGCTGGTGGTGCACCAAAGGACCCACACGGGCGAGAAGCCCTACAAATGCCTCATGTGCGGCAAAAGCTTCAGCCGAGGCTCCATTCTGGTTATGCATCAGAGAGCCCACTTGGGAGACAAGCCCTACAGGTGTCCCGAATGTGGGAAAGGCTTTAGCTGGAATTCGGTCCTCATCATACATCAGCGAATCCACACAGGGGAGAAGCCCTACAAATGCCCTGAGTGTGGCAAAGGCTTCAGCAATAGCTCCAATTTTATTacacatcagagaactcacatgAAAGAGAAACTTTACTGAAGTGGCAAAGAGGGGAGGTGAGGGAGCTGCTCCTGGAGAGGGAATTGACACACCACCCCGAAACAGTGATGGCCCTTCAAAAGAGCCATTCTTCCTAACTGCTCTTGGGGATTGTTGCCAGAATCTTACCCCTGCTCACCCTCATCTCTAGGATACTGTCATCTTAGTGGTGGAAGTCAAACCCCCATACAGATTAAAGAACAGGGCATAGGAATGGAAGGTCGGGAAAGTTGGTTCCCTCTCCTGATtcctccgtgcctcagtttcctctttggtAAAACGGGGAAATGCTTCTCCATGTGGAGTGGAACAGTGTGGCCCACAATGTGGGCTGAGTCCTCAGAGAAATACTGAAAATCTATTCATGGGGTTCTGGTTGCTCTGCCCCTGCTTTGTTGGGCTAAGGTGCCTTCACCCCAAACTGCTAGCATTCCGtgcccccaacccaccccacCTGTGTCAGAACCAGCTCTTCCTGGGCATAGTGCCCTGGGCTTTGGTTTCAGGTCAAGGTGGAGGGGGTTCTCAAATTCCAGTTCATCCACATGAAGGAAAAGCCCTTCTCTATTTCCAGAAAGTGTCAGAAGCACAGAAACATGAGGGAATATGGCCTAGAACCGGTATCTTTTCCATTGATAAAAGTTGACAGGGTCTGCCAAGAAAGGCAAAAACTGAGGAGATTTGAGTGTTTGCTTTTGTCGCTGCCTCCTGTCCTGTGTTCAGTTGGCTGCTGGGGGCATGCACTTATTCTTGCGGGGATTCATTTTTTGAGTGTGAAGTGAGGTTGAAGGCTCCTAACTGCCTACCCTGGTGGTTGATAGTTCTGTCTCACCAGTGGTGGAATAGCCCTGCACTTGTAGGACAGGCTCGTGTCTTTACCCCCAGAGATGCACAGCCCCGTAGTCACTTTTAAATTGCTCTATGCATTTgttatttccctcttcttatattttaaattttatatatggaGATCTAGGATTTTGTCTGGTAGCTTACTGTATACTTAGAACATTATTTTTAAGGAAGTGCTGATTTTGAGGACACATCATCTGTTTCCTGGAGAGATTTGGGCTTGAATCAGGAGTTCTTCCTACAGATGTCAACCTTGTTCTTGGGATGCTGCCAGGGCATGTGCTTGGGGTCAGTGAGCCTTGAAACGGTTAGGACAGTGGGACAATAGCAGGTGAAGGGGGTTGTTATGAGGGAAGAGAATAGATAATGGTGTTTCTGGGAAATGTGAAACCACCTCCTCCTGTACTCAGAATGGGCCTTTGGTATTATGGGATGGATGCTCAATATTGCCTAATAAAGTGGAGTCCCATTCTCTTGAGTCTGTCTTTTAATGTGTGTTAAAACCTGAACTTAACCGTTGGCAAACCCATATCTCCCTTACTCACCTTACCCCACCCACTACCTCCTCCAGGCTGAAAGTGGTCCAAGACCTTAGGGAGTAAAAAGCAATTACTTCAACCTCAGCTTGGCCCTCAGTCCACCTCAGAAAGCCATTTACAAGACCTTAGTCACTTCCCTCTCAGTCCCCACAATAGCCTTGTACCCTTTGGCCATTCTCTTCAGGCTCAAGCCAACTCCAGACTCAGCTTGCCTCTTCCAAGAACTTGAGCCTATCAGGCAGGAACTCCCTTAACCTCTCCAATTTATAccttctccctgcctctcctTCAGCTCAGACTAGAGATGTGCTTTCATTTTACTAGTAATTTTGCTACCTATAGTTTGTTTAACCTACACTTCACCAGGGTCAGGTCCATCAGCTATTTCCTCTTTCTTGATTTCCAGTTTCTCCCTCTCTACTGACCTCTTCCTGCACCTACACACCTGTTGAAGTTGTTCCTAGAGCCTCAAATTCAGCATGTCCTGAACGCAActtccctgcctgcctccctgTATATTTCCTACCCTTGTAACAGTGCCATTCCCCCAGCCTCGCCCAACCTAGAAACCTGGTTGTCATCCAAGACTCCTTCCTACCTCGAATCCCTCAGAGCTGTTGGGGAACCAAGTCCTTCAAATTCTGCCACCCAACCACTTAGCCTACTTAACATCTTCCTACGCCCCTGGCACAGTTCAGATCTGATGACTGAAATAGTCCCCTTACTAGTTCTCCCAACATTCACCCTCCAGCCCTGTCCTCTGCTGGTCCATCCTCTGTATTGGAGCCAGAGTAAGCATTTTCTGCACCTCAGAACTGAGCCTGTCATACCCGACTTAAACTCTGGGGCCCCCCATCACCCACAAAAAGGCCATGCTCCTGGGGCAGGAAGATGAAGCCTTCCTGATGGGGCCTCTGTGGAACTGTGTCAGGTTCATTTCTTGCCTTGCCCTGGCCATCACCCCTCCGTGCCCCTGGCCAGCCCTGCCTCTGGCAGCTCCCCTTGAACGTGCCCAGCTGGGCCATCCCTCTGCTCACTGTTCCCTTTCACGGGACCCTCCTTTGCCAGGTGCATGCTCACCTGTCTTGTAAGACAGCCTGGGCATCACTCCTCCATGAGAGGCCTTCCCTGTACTTGTCCAGTAGACCTGACCCTGCCTATTGTGCCCTGCTGAACCTCCTGCATGCTCTATTTTAGTACCTGTGACTCTTGCTGTAGTTGTTACATGTCCTCCCTTACTTGATCCTTCCCCCAATGGTGTTTAATTACCAAATAGTACACCCATACTGAGATTACAAACTCTACCCCAGCACCCGGCTCAGTGCCTggaacttagaaaatattttccaccTGGGTTCCCTAAGAAAGAGATGACATGGTTATctgttaaaattatatttctcttttttctttctcctggatcgtataacaaagaagaaaaaacatttatTCTAGTTTATGTGAAGACCATCTAAATCATTTACTGAAGATAAAagcaaaaggcagaagaaactcAAAATTCTGACCTGGAAAAATGGATTAGGTTTCCTATACCTTCCTTTGCTAGGGATAAATGTAACAGCTTCAACTTCAATGCCCTCTCAGAATTTTTCCATCTAAATTACAATTTTTTGGTATTGGCAAATGAGGACATAGCTGAAGACATTTATAAAAACCAACCAGTATCCCAATGAAACTTACATTTTTGAAATGTCAAAGTCTGAAAAACCACGCATCTTCTATATTGTAGCTGAGTCTGTATTacacaatctatttttttctatatgattctatttttaattgataggttaaaacaatacaaaattaaTCTGATTTTGGAAAGCAAAATAGTTGGTTAGCTTTGGGAAAGGTATGTATGTGATTGGGAGAGAGAATAAGGGGGATTCTTAGGGTGTAATAGTTGATTTATGTGTGCCACTAGTCACACATCCTCACTTTTATTAGAGATTTTACAATTTTGAGGCAGGTCATGAGACTTTCTTACTCTTTCATGAAGGTTTACTTCCCTTTGTTTGCATTTAGAGTCTACAAGAAGCCATGCTCGttaataataacaaaatttaCAGAGCAGTtacagtgtgccaggcactgtgctaggctcttTACATCCACATCTCCTTTAAACCTGACAACAACCCTGCCAGGTGGATAAATCCCTCACTATATGGTTGAAGGACTGGAGACTCAAAAGAGAGGTACAGAAAGTAACTGGACCAGCACCCGTCACTTAACAACTCTGCTCCTAACATCAGTTAACTACCCGCTGCATTACTAAATCCACGAGAAATACCTAATTAGGAACAAATTAAGAAgaagacatttaaaattaaaatgatagatTTTGCTACTATTTTTAGTCTTCTCCATAGCTAGTGTGAGGACTGCCTATAACTAATTGGTTGCCCTCCCTTGCACTTGGCTGGCTATCACCCCTCCCGGCCCTTTATCCCAGCTGGGGGTCCTGTCTCATAACCAAGGAGTTCAGCAGGGGCTCAGTCTGCTGAGCTTGCTGCACCCACAGTCACTCACAGACAGCCATGGAGTGTTTCAAATAAAGGGCTGTTCTCCCTGCTGCCTGGCCCTGTTAGGCTATTTCAAATCTCTGGGCTGAAAGTTAGAGTCTTTCTTTTTTGTAACCCTCTTGACTTGATAAAATAGCCAGAGGCTCAAGGGGAAGTGGAAGTAGAATTGCCTGTGTGACGGTGAAGTTTTGGGACAGGCGATTTCAGAGCCTGGAGAGGAAGAGCCGTGGCTAACTCCCTTTGGCTTTCCATCCCACCTTGAAGCAGATGATCTTGTGCTTCTGGCACCTGAACAGAGGCTGTGGCTTTCAGGGCTCATCTCTCTCATGTGCCTGCCTTCCTGCTCACTCCTCCCAGTTTCCTGACTCTGAGAATTTTCCATCCATTCACAGGCCGAGGCAGCTGTGGGAGAACTGCTGGAAGGAGGCCTTGCTCCAATGAAGCATTTGTCTGGCCCTTCCCAGCTCATGCGCCCTGCAAGCACAGTGTTTCCACTGTTTGGTTTACACTCTTGGTGTCTGAAGGCCAGGGCCGCCTGCCCAGAGGCCTCAGGGGAACATTCTGGCTAATTTACCACAGCTGAGTTCTTGTCCCAGCCTTTCTGGTACAGAGACTGGATTTCCTCAGTACATCCAAAGATGACCAGACCCTGGGTGGTAAGCTCCTTTTAACCAAATTTCCAAAAGACCAATAAGTAATCCAGAACCCTGACTTCTAATTTACAGTGGTGGATTGCATATCCCAAGTCACCTATTCAGAGCACCTACTGTTTCTCCTATCCAGTGACTGAAATGTTAGATTTGCCATTAGGGCATGGCTGATCAGcaaggaatgaaagaaagggCCAGGAAGGGGTTAATGTCTGGAATGCTTTAGCTCCAAGGTCCTAGTTCTCTTCCCTGCCCACTAGTGTTTCCTGCTCACTGGCCAAGATcaccttttttattctctttgtcgCAAATTTCACCACTGAACATGCCCTTCCTGCAGACAGGTTAATATTGCTGGTTAAGCTACAGTTAAATGGATGGATTATTTAGTGGGCCTAGGAGACAGTGGTCTCCACTCAATATGTGTGGTGGTAATTAGTTGAATTCTCAGGAGTTAagcttattttcttcatctcaCTGTCCTTATTTCCTTACATACTGCCTACCAACTCTGCAACATTTTTCTAAATACCTCAAAGATCTAGAAACCAAGCTCTTGCTGAAATCTATTGATATTTGACTCTCCCAATTGCCCCAGATGGTGCTGACCCTTCGCGGCTATTAGCTCCTGCTTGTCTTCCTCCTGATTCTGTTCTGAAATTTGTGGTGTAGTGGGTGGGTATTGGGAGCCAAACAGACCTGGACAAATCTAGTTCTAGACACATTTGTGCCACTAACTAGTAGCGTGACgggcaaatcatttaacttctGGATCCCAcattttccttatctgcaaaattaATGACAATAATTGCCCTTCTCATTCTGAAAGGCTGCTGAGAAGAGGTAAGACCCTCTTTGTATAGCAGTGAACACTGAAATCCTGTTCTCCATGGCAATATTGACAGCTCTGTTCTAGATGAAGCCTACTTTCACCAGACAATCAACCTGTCTGAGTTGTAGTTTGGGGCTACTCTTTCTTTGCTTGATTTTGCTTCCAGTGAAAATGCCAAATTCACTGAATTAGGAGAATGAAACATGGGCTTGGATTAgtgggggttttttgtttgttttgtttttttaacagtagaACCTCTTCTTCAAGTGAAATCTTAAATACAACAATAGAAAGTAGAGAGGCTCTGGTGACTGGAGTGTGGAAGCCCAGAGCCCTTTCCTCAGCTGGGCTTTTTGTCCCACCTAGGTGGTCCCTGAGGCAGCTCTGTGGACCTCGGCACTCCAGGGAAAGAATGCCGGCCCAAGACTGCACATTCTCTGACCTCCTGTTCCTAAGATCAGAGAAATAGAAGGAATCTCCATGGTCCAGCATCCTGGCTGAAGCAGGACTTCCTGGAGATTCCCTCCTGCCACCGGTCTTCCCCTCCAGCCACCACAGGCTGCCCCTCCTGTGGGAAGGAAGGACAGCTTCACCCACCTTCCATTGAAAGTTGCACCTTTCCTCTGTTTAACAGAAACAGTGAGACCTACTTTGCAGGATTTGTAATTAGAATCAAACCAGATAAACCATGTaaagtaggtactcaataaacagtagtttcctccctcttttcctgaGGCTGCACCTTCTTCCTTCTGGGCTTTTCCCAGCCCCTCTCCAGTATTTCTTTCGCGACATTTACTTTGAACACACTTCTTTTAGTACTTCCTTTCATACTGCATAGGTGTTATTCAGGTTGCTCAccgcagtatttttaaaaatgccaccCTCTGACTGGATTGCACACCTCAAGAGTGCTTGACGCCAATGGTACTCATCAAGAATCACCCAGGCTGTGCCTGCAGGAAACGCAACGTGTGCGTGCCGCGGGCGCTGGAGTGAGGATAGTGTTGAAGCGTTTCCGCAATCGGCAACTATGACAGAAAAGTATTCTCTTAAGTGGCAGAAAATCTGAACTGGAGCCTCAGCTCCACACGAACAGACACCTCGGGCCCAAACCGCCTCGGTTTCTTCACCTGTATGATAGGGATAAACCCACCTTTGCAAAGCGTCTTCTCGTTAGCGCCCCCGGGGCCGCCTAAGGCGAAAGGCCTCCACCTCCCCTAATTCCGGCGGGAGTGGGTGAAGGGAAGCAggtccacaccctctccagcttCGTCAATTCTAGTTTTGACTTTGGTCCACCAAATCCAGGGTATGGGAAAAGTCCACCTGTCATCAAGAATTCGTCTGAAACAGGAGCCTAagacagtgtctttttttttttttttttttactggttgATGCTGCTGTAAGCTTCGGAGCGTGCTTTGGGAGCACGCGGAGGCCTGTGGGAAATGTAGTACTGGGGCTCGAGTTTCCGCTTCCGATGTTCAATGGACGTCCGAGGGCCGACTTGGGACCCTGGGCTCGGGTTTCCAGTGTCGCATGGGGACACAAAGGGGCCGTTGAGAAGGTGCTGCGGGGATGAGCCGCCCGTAGCCGCAGGGCCTCTGCGGGTGGTGAGCGGCTTTCGCCTCGGGTGGGGGTCGCCCCCGCCGGGTGGGCGTGGCCGGGCCGTGCCCTAGGGTCCCGCCGCCTCAGGCCCTGGCCCAGAGCCCCCGCGAGCGGATCCCGGGCACGATGCGCCCTTTGTGCTGGCGGCGACCTCCCTCGCGCCGTCCACCGGGCTCGACGGGAGCGACCCTGGCCCTGTGGTCGCCGAGTCGCCTGGGTCCCCAGGGCCCGCGTTTACTGGATAAAGCTTCCAGAGAAGGTCGCCCGCGGAGCAGAGTAGCCTTCCTAAGTCACGCTATGCGGGCCACACAGTGCTCGGTCAAAGCACTGGGccgctgtcttttttttttttttttttttttttttttcctgccacaaACCAGTTCTGTTGACCTTGGTCAAGACCCTTGGGGTCTTTAAGCCGTTATTGCCTCACCTTTGAGGGAAATAGGCCAGATATCTCTTAATgttccttccagctctaacatCCTGATAGTCTGTGTTTTtattatccttgttcttaagtCTTTTAATCTTAACCAGGGTAAATCTCCCTGTTTGGGAGAGAGTTATGGTGCCGGGACTGAAGAATCCTGAACGTGGTGCTCAGGGCTGAGAATCCAGCCAGAGGCGAGACAGTTGAGATTTGGAGCAGTTGAGCCTCGGAAGCTTAGAGCTCGGGTGCTGCTCTCCAAGGTACTGCTCCTACCTAGTGCACCGTTTTAGTCTTGTACTGGGCATTCACTTTGCAACACCCTGTAATTCTGAAGACGAGTGGCTTGGAAGGTTGGGGGATTCATTGCCCCCATAATCTCCATcatcttcatttttcaaaatagatAACTGGCATTTTCTCAGCCTTATGTAAATTACTGTGCAAA
The Choloepus didactylus isolate mChoDid1 chromosome 4, mChoDid1.pri, whole genome shotgun sequence DNA segment above includes these coding regions:
- the ZSCAN2 gene encoding zinc finger and SCAN domain-containing protein 2 isoform X3: MFEDIESHEMFSEVPEGEGIHQSDWESDFERDCGSRGPQGNAPGEGCGEVPSRVQDAGQLIGLQGTYLGEKPYECPQCGKTFSRKSHLITHERTHTGEKYYKCDECGKSFSDGSNFSRHQTTHTGEKPYKCRDCGKSFSRSANLITHQRIHTGEKPFQCAECGKSFSRSPNLIAHQRTHTGEKPYSCPECGKSFGNRSSLNTHQGIHTGEKPYECKECGESFSYNSNLIRHQRIHTGEKPYKCTDCGQRFSQSSALITHRRTHTGEKPYQCSECGKSFSRSSNLATHRRTHMVEKPYKCGECGKSFSQSSSLIAHQGMHTGEKPYECLTCGESFSWSSNLIKHQRIHTGEKPYRCGECGKCFSQRSQLVVHQRTHTGEKPYKCLMCGKSFSRGSILVMHQRAHLGDKPYRCPECGKGFSWNSVLIIHQRIHTGEKPYKCPECGKGFSNSSNFITHQRTHMKEKLY
- the ZSCAN2 gene encoding zinc finger and SCAN domain-containing protein 2 isoform X1, which produces MMAAEVPRVTIPLSPSVQGPQGDDEQEEVTTMILEEDSWVQEAILQEDGPESEPFPQNASKGNPEEETAGGPQGALGGLRELCRRWLRPEVHTKEQMLTLLPREIQAWLREHRPESSEEAVALVEDLTQTLRDSDFEIQSENGENSNQDMFEDIESHEMFSEVPEGEGIHQSDWESDFERDCGSRGPQGNAPGEGCGEVPSRVQDAGQLIGLQGTYLGEKPYECPQCGKTFSRKSHLITHERTHTGEKYYKCDECGKSFSDGSNFSRHQTTHTGEKPYKCRDCGKSFSRSANLITHQRIHTGEKPFQCAECGKSFSRSPNLIAHQRTHTGEKPYSCPECGKSFGNRSSLNTHQGIHTGEKPYECKECGESFSYNSNLIRHQRIHTGEKPYKCTDCGQRFSQSSALITHRRTHTGEKPYQCSECGKSFSRSSNLATHRRTHMVEKPYKCGECGKSFSQSSSLIAHQGMHTGEKPYECLTCGESFSWSSNLIKHQRIHTGEKPYRCGECGKCFSQRSQLVVHQRTHTGEKPYKCLMCGKSFSRGSILVMHQRAHLGDKPYRCPECGKGFSWNSVLIIHQRIHTGEKPYKCPECGKGFSNSSNFITHQRTHMKEKLY
- the ZSCAN2 gene encoding zinc finger and SCAN domain-containing protein 2 isoform X2, whose translation is MMAAEVPRVTIPLSPSVQGPQGDDEQEEVTTMILEEDSWVQEAILQEDGPESEPFPQNASKDFEIQSENGENSNQDMFEDIESHEMFSEVPEGEGIHQSDWESDFERDCGSRGPQGNAPGEGCGEVPSRVQDAGQLIGLQGTYLGEKPYECPQCGKTFSRKSHLITHERTHTGEKYYKCDECGKSFSDGSNFSRHQTTHTGEKPYKCRDCGKSFSRSANLITHQRIHTGEKPFQCAECGKSFSRSPNLIAHQRTHTGEKPYSCPECGKSFGNRSSLNTHQGIHTGEKPYECKECGESFSYNSNLIRHQRIHTGEKPYKCTDCGQRFSQSSALITHRRTHTGEKPYQCSECGKSFSRSSNLATHRRTHMVEKPYKCGECGKSFSQSSSLIAHQGMHTGEKPYECLTCGESFSWSSNLIKHQRIHTGEKPYRCGECGKCFSQRSQLVVHQRTHTGEKPYKCLMCGKSFSRGSILVMHQRAHLGDKPYRCPECGKGFSWNSVLIIHQRIHTGEKPYKCPECGKGFSNSSNFITHQRTHMKEKLY